In Anomaloglossus baeobatrachus isolate aAnoBae1 chromosome 2, aAnoBae1.hap1, whole genome shotgun sequence, the DNA window CTTGTGAGGAGCAGAGTGGAAAAGTCACCACCTTGCATGAGGACAATCAATTGAAAGCAACAGAAGAATCTCCCTGCACATCTCACCAACCGATCCAACCCCAAGATGGGGAGGCTGAGGGTAGCCCGCAAATGGAGCACCATGACCTGCTACCAGAACCGGCTGTGGAGACCCTACAGGAAAAGAAGGATGAGAACATAACAGGTGAACTTCCAATAACCAGTATTTGCTTTGTTGAAACTGAGTGTGATAGTGGGCAAGAAATTGCAATCCCCGACCCTTCCACTGTTGATCCACCCTCTGAACAATCTTTTGATCGTATATGTTTGATGTTGGCTGATGTTACATCACTGAAAAGCTTTGACTCTCTTACAGGATGTGGTGATATTATTGCCGACCAGGACGATGATGGAGGCAGCGGTACCAGTGCAAGGCTTATCCATGGGAATGGCAAGAAAGCCATTGCCAAAAAGACCCCAAATATTATTGCGTATCAGGGAGGTGGAGAAGAGATGGCAAGTCCTGATCAGGTAGATGATAATGACATCCAAGAATTTTTGGGGATGATTCAACCACCAGAGGAGGTGAGCAAAGAGGTGGGAAAAGTGAGTACGAGCAGACAATCGTCAAGGGAGGAAAAACATACTGAGAGCCCAAGTGATATAACCGTGGCAAAACCATCGAAGCTTAAACAACTTGCTACTAATTGTAATGAGAAAGGGGATGTGAAAAGCCGAGGGAAGGAGCAGAGAGACTCTGTTCGGAATAGTGATGAAGGTTATTGGGATTCCCCCATACCAGGGCCAGAGGAAGAGTCTAATAAGAGTGCAGGAAAGAAAACACTATCCAGAGACAGCTGCAGTGGAGATGCACTCTATGACCTATATACAGAACCAGAGGAAAACACAGCCAAAGCGCATGCGGAAGAGAAAAGACCCTGCCAGTCAAACACCAAGCCACTGTCTCCAGTAACAATCACATGCCCTGTCAAGGCAAATTACACAAAGGACTCAAAAATACCTATCAGCATTAAACACCTACCAGTTCATTCTCCAAGCCAGCCAACGGATACTGGTAGTGGCACAACGCCATCGGGAGCACAGCATCACCCAGTAAAAAGTGAACTTCCCAGAACAAAAATTCCAGTCTCAAAAGTACTTGTAAGACGGGTCAGTAATAAGGTCATAACGGGACCTTCAGGTAAAACAGCATTGCATGAACCCGCCAGGAAATAATCGGACCTATTATGGATAACCCAATTTTCTGTGAGCCGCTACCGTCTTATGGGCAAGCAGGCAACTGAAAGACCATCTAACAAACTTACATACAATCCAGGTCAAGTTTTAACCACTATCCAAGAAATAACATTTCctcaccttttttttctttttaagtttGTATGTTTGTGGTAAATTACATGGCATTCATTTCGGATTTATTAACTCTGAAGAGTCTGTAAAGCTAAGAATGTGGATCGGAGGCATGTAGAGAAGTAATAGACTTTGGAAGACAATGAAGCACTTATGTCTTTATTCATTCAGCTTAACCCTCATGGATTTCATTTCATAGTTGGTTTCTATTTAACAGTCAGGGATGCAAAGTTCGGCTTTACAGCAAGAGTTGAATAATTTTGCCAAAAATAATGATCATAAATGATGATGGTGTTTTTGTAAGAATGTATACATTAAGGCCTTTAGGGCCTGGTGGCTGGAGGATGCCACTGTCATAGGTAAGTGCTAACCGTTTTTGTCCCCCTGGGTGGAAAATtgcttaaaaaaaataatgaaacctGTATTCAATATAAAATTGGATGTATAGAATAACAAACCAATGATCTCTAATATCTAGACTGAATGTCCATCTTAAAGCCCGTTATACGCAGATGGAAGTTAGACAATGCTTTGGTTGTTCACTTGGCCGGCCATCTCGACCGGCTCTCCTATacacctgtgttctctatgagacatcTCTGCTTATATCCTGGAGACAATATGATCGGCAAGTCCGAAATCAGACATGCCTGATCAATATTTTCCCCAATAATAAATTGTCCGGGGCTCTCAAACACATTGCTCTGTCAGTCAATATCAGTGGACTAATGTGTATGAGAGGCTTTACGACAGCCAGCTCTTTGTTAAGACGTCACCACCCTTTTGTATTGTCTTGAATTATTGTTTGAGTTCACACCAGGTGAAGTGATTTTGGAAAGGATAGCTTTTACGAGAATCTTTTACCCTGAGTTCATTGAAGGAGCCCAGTAGCAAGAGTGCATGGGTTGTTTAATCTGGTGTAACCTTTAGTAACCTCTTAATTTCTGGTTCCATCTTTTAATCTCTCTTCTATTATGTGGGGGTGATGAGTACCGTGGTTCCCAGAGTAGACAACCTCTTTATGTGTTTGTCATGAAGCTTCTCGAAATAGATTCTTGGGAATGATGCCAATGTGGCTTTCTTAAGGGAGGTCTAGCCTGTGTCTGCAAGCTCTCCACAGGTAGCAGCTTCCTGACGGGGAGAAGATCAGAACAAAACACTACTGTCAAGCTTTCTTCCACTAGTCATAAACACTCATTCTTAGAGTTCCCAAGGATTAATGAGCTTCAACTGTTCAATGATGAGCATCAGGCACCTCAAGACTAAAGGTGACCATACACATATGAGCTAAGTCAGTCAAACACTTGTGTCCAGGTGACTATCTTATGTGTATGGGGCAGGGGAAATCATACCATTAGTGCAGCCTGTGCAGATGCAGAGGGGCCCATGAGGTGAGGGgggccatttccacctccaaagcagtaaACAGCTTATATCACTGACAAATTATTGGAcctcaaagggcccatatactggggCCTTTCTCAGTCTTTGTCTGCCCCTGATATGGGGTACAGATGAGAGAAAAGATTTGAACTAACCTGTCCACTGTCCAGTTCATTCCTCTGTGGCCCCATAGACCAATGTTCACTTCTGCTCTTGAAATCCTCTACTGCTGGGCATCCTGGGCATATTTGCCTCTTACTGAGCCCCCATAATGCCATGACATTATGGGAGGCTTGGTCAATAGCTTGCACACGACTTCTTCATGCCCGTCATACCTCAAAATCATGAGGATAATGGGGTTTAGTAAGTTGCAGAGGCATCTCGAATGTCCGACAGAATAGAGTATTGCTGGTGCAGAAGTTAACACTGTTCTGGTCCAGCTACTATTGGACCATACTGGGCCAGACATTGGTGCTTCAAAcctttttgctcatctctaatatggGGGCTTACTGACTATTCCTGAAATATTTAGTTGGAAAAACAAGGATCGGGCATGTTGAATTTCAATGCCTGATACTTTTGTTCCCTAGGAATTTGAAGAAGACCATTCACAggacttttttttccatttaatcTGAGTACATCCTCCAATTGCTGTTGTTCTACTGATTTTGGAAcagattttatttttcttctgtgcTCCTCCCTACCAAAGCTATGCCTACCAGTAATAAAGATGCAAATTTCCCCTTC includes these proteins:
- the AMER2 gene encoding APC membrane recruitment protein 2 is translated as MDLHCDCAESPAAEQPSGKINKTAFKLFGKRKSGGGMPTIFGVKNKGDGKTASKMGMVRSKTLDGLADAVLENSKKDEQCPSEAAAADTTSTDANSQAVIIKTDVSPTSPVSKSHSFFSMLKKNGKLENVKGENAEQRAGSRQKKGLKGLFNSIRWNRKDKNNKDDKEGAIENQPGLILSGSLTASLECIKEEIQKPLCPPEVPAETLTVDLPCEEQSGKVTTLHEDNQLKATEESPCTSHQPIQPQDGEAEGSPQMEHHDLLPEPAVETLQEKKDENITGCGDIIADQDDDGGSGTSARLIHGNGKKAIAKKTPNIIAYQGGGEEMASPDQVDDNDIQEFLGMIQPPEEVSKEVGKVSTSRQSSREEKHTESPSDITVAKPSKLKQLATNCNEKGDVKSRGKEQRDSVRNSDEGYWDSPIPGPEEESNKSAGKKTLSRDSCSGDALYDLYTEPEENTAKAHAEEKRPCQSNTKPLSPVTITCPVKANYTKDSKIPISIKHLPVHSPSQPTDTGSGTTPSGAQHHPVKSELPRTKIPVSKVLVRRVSNKVITGPSGKTALHEPARK